In the Emys orbicularis isolate rEmyOrb1 chromosome 3, rEmyOrb1.hap1, whole genome shotgun sequence genome, one interval contains:
- the POLR3F gene encoding DNA-directed RNA polymerase III subunit RPC6 gives MAEVKVKPEVPDPLEIENRIIELCHQFPHGITDQVIQNDMPHMEPQQRAMAINRLLSVGQLDLLRSNTGLLYRIKESQNAGKMKGSDNQEKLVYQIIEDAANKGIWSRDIRYKSNLPLTEINKILKNLESKKLIKAVKSVAASKKKVYMLYNLQPDRSVTGGAWYSDQDFESEFVEVLNQQCCKFLQTKAEAAHDSKQNPMIQRNSSFASSHEVWKYICELGISKVELSMEDIETILNTLIYDGKVEMTIIAAKEGTVGSVDGHMKLYRAVNPIIQPTGLIRTPCGLCPVFDDCHEGGEISPSNCIYMAEWLEF, from the exons ATGGCCGAGGTGAAGGTGAAGCCGGAGGTCCCGGACCCGCTGGAGATAGAGAACAG GATCATTGAGCTCTGCCACCAGTTCCCTCACGGCATCACCGACCAAGTGATCCAGAATGACATGCCCCACATGGAACCCCAGCAGCGGGCCATGGCTATCAACCGGCTGCTCTCCGTG GGACAGCTAGACCTTCTCAGGAGCAACACTGGCCTTCTCTACAGGATCAAAGAGTCTCAAAATGCTGG TAAAATGAAGGGATCTGACAATCAAGAGAAGCTGGTCTATCAAATTATAGAGGATGCAGCCAACAAAG gtatTTGGAGCCGAGATATTAGATACAAAAGTAATCTACCTTTAACAGAGATCAACAAGATACTGAAAAACTTGGAGAGCAAGAAACTTATTAAAGCTGTTAAGTCTGTGGCA GCCTCAAAGAAGAAAGTGTACATGTTATAtaatctgcagcctgaccggTCCGTGACTGGTGGGGCCTGGTACAGCGACCAAGACTTTGAATCTGAATTTGTGGAGGTGTTAAACCAACAGTGTTGTAAATTCTTACAGACTAAG GCAGAAGCAGCTCATGACAGCAAACAGAACCCTATGATTCAGAGAAACAGTTCGTTTGCATCATCCCATGAGGTGTGGAAATACATTTGCGAGCTGGGCATCAGTAAG GTCGAATTGTCAATGGAGGATATCGAAACTATTTTAAACACACTAATATATGATGGAAAGGTGGAGATGACCATCATTGCCGCAAAAGAAGGGACAGTTGGCAGTGTGGATGGACACATGAAATTGTACAGAGCTGTCAATCCTATCATCCAACCCACTGGGTTAATCCGGACACCCTGTGGACTCTGCCCA GTCTTTGATGACTGCCATGAAGGTGGTGAGATTTCTCCATCAAACTGCATTTATATGGCAGAGTGGCTAGAATTTTGA
- the RBBP9 gene encoding serine hydrolase RBBP9: MFQVRPELRPTRAVIVPGNGSGDIEKSNWYRWVWETLEEIPGFQCILRNMPDPITARERIWLPFMESELHCDEQTIVIGHSSGAAAAMRYAETHKVYAIILVSAYVSDLGDENERESGYFNRPWQWEKIKANCHRIVQFASTDDPFLPWSEQQAVANELNAELYKFTDRGHFQSSEFNELISVIQEILNRAA; encoded by the exons ATGTTCCAGGTGCGGCCGGAGCTTCGTCCCACTAGAGCTGTTATAGTGCCTGGGAACGGGTCAGGCGATATAGAGAAATCCAACTGGTACAGATGGGTGTGGGAAACACTAGAGGAG ATACCTGGTTTCCAGTGTATACTTCGAAATATGCCTGACCCAA TTACAGCTCGAGAGAGAATCTGGCTGCCGTTCATGGAATCAGAACTCCATTGCGATGAGCAGACTATCGTTATTGGACACAgttctggtgctgctgctgccatgag GTATGCAGAAACTCACAAGGTGTATGCAATTATTTTAGTGTCTGCTTACGTTTCCGACTTGGGAGATGAGAATGAAAGAGAGAGCG GATACTTTAACCGACCTTGGCAATGGGAGAAGATCAAGGCTAATTGTCATCGCATTGTGCAGTTTGCTTCCACAGACGATCCTTTCCTTCCCTGGAGCGAGCAGCAGGCAGTGGCCAATGAGCTCAATGCAGAGCTATACAAGTTCACAGACAGGGGCCACTTTCAGAGCAGTGAATTCAATGAGCTAATCAGCGTGATCCAGGAAATACTCAACAGGGCTGCTTAA